From a single Acidobacteriota bacterium genomic region:
- a CDS encoding FAD-dependent oxidoreductase, with protein sequence MTKPVVIIGAGLAGICCALELADAGHDFVLIDSSDRVGGRIKTDIVDGFKLDRGFQVLLDSYPEVSRRLELRDLKLQKFLPGAKVRFGGEFHSVTDPFRRPLEAIPTVFSPIGSLLDKLRVAFLRADVLKDSTTKLFAREETTTLERLRSAGFSDPMIERFFRPFLGGIFLESELKTSSRMFDFVFQMFSTGNACLPAEGMEAIPRALADKLPSSKLRLSTTVSSIEEGAVVLDNGERLEASAIVVATDALNAAKLFGDQKVRKGVGVTCVYFSVPIAPLTEAVLVINGEGKGPINNLCFPTRVASSYGPEGTDLASVTILGTGHDSDAFLTEVSEQLSDWFGSEVNDWKHLRTYSIEFALPAQEPPALSPPEREVRIRPGVYICGDHIENASIQGAMVSGKRAATALLEDLQ encoded by the coding sequence ATGACAAAGCCTGTTGTGATCATCGGGGCCGGTTTGGCGGGCATCTGCTGTGCACTTGAATTAGCTGATGCGGGGCACGACTTCGTTCTCATTGACTCATCTGACCGGGTCGGCGGGCGAATAAAGACGGACATCGTTGACGGCTTCAAGCTTGACCGGGGATTTCAGGTCCTTCTCGATAGCTATCCTGAAGTAAGCCGCCGACTAGAGCTCCGCGACTTAAAGCTCCAGAAATTTCTTCCGGGGGCGAAGGTGCGGTTCGGCGGAGAGTTCCACTCGGTAACTGACCCGTTTCGCCGGCCTTTGGAAGCGATCCCGACGGTCTTCTCGCCGATCGGAAGCCTGCTCGATAAGCTTCGGGTCGCATTTCTGCGGGCGGATGTGCTCAAGGATTCGACCACCAAGCTTTTTGCCCGCGAAGAAACTACAACGCTCGAACGCCTTCGTTCGGCCGGATTTTCTGATCCGATGATAGAGCGGTTCTTTCGGCCATTCCTCGGCGGTATTTTTCTCGAAAGCGAACTTAAGACCTCGAGCAGGATGTTCGACTTCGTATTTCAAATGTTCTCGACCGGTAATGCTTGCCTCCCGGCTGAGGGTATGGAGGCGATCCCGCGAGCATTGGCGGACAAACTTCCGAGTTCTAAGTTGCGGTTGAGTACGACCGTAAGCAGCATAGAAGAAGGTGCGGTAGTTCTAGATAACGGCGAAAGGCTCGAGGCCTCGGCAATCGTTGTTGCTACCGACGCTCTCAACGCGGCGAAACTGTTTGGCGATCAGAAGGTTCGAAAGGGCGTCGGCGTCACCTGTGTTTATTTTTCGGTTCCGATTGCGCCTTTGACCGAAGCCGTATTAGTGATCAACGGTGAAGGGAAAGGCCCGATAAACAACCTTTGTTTCCCGACACGGGTCGCATCGAGCTACGGCCCGGAGGGAACAGACCTTGCGTCGGTAACCATTCTCGGGACCGGGCACGATTCGGATGCATTCCTCACCGAAGTGAGCGAACAACTGAGTGATTGGTTTGGGAGCGAGGTAAATGACTGGAAACATCTCAGAACCTATTCGATCGAATTCGCTCTTCCTGCTCAAGAGCCTCCCGCCCTTTCACCGCCGGAGAGGGAAGTTAGAATTCGACCGGGCGTCTACATTTGCGGCGACCATATCGAAAATGCCTCAATACAGGGTGCGATGGTCTCCGGCAAGCGAGCCGCGACTGCATTGCTCGAAGACCTGCAATGA
- a CDS encoding SLBB domain-containing protein — translation MRTILWLTVFFLLGTNQLFAQGEPAPTPSGPASFQTSEERYRIGFQDTLEIQIFRRPELNQRVNVNPNGTITLFRLDAPIVAVCKSERELANEIATAYAKNYLRNPEVNVIAVEQRSQSFAVMGAVEKPANYYINRPIRLLELLAQAGGPTDKAGSRLIVARTGSRSNCRLTQQRSDEDTEFEIVHLSLKDVLEAKQNIPMLPGDIVSVLEADVVYVYGHVVKQGQVIMKEPLTLTQAIASAEGLKPASRTDVRIFRQKQGSLEREELLFNLGDIEKRKVADPYLEPNDIVAVNEDRVKSIFNSIGRSLTNGIPSIFYRVP, via the coding sequence ATGCGAACAATACTTTGGCTAACAGTTTTCTTTTTGTTGGGCACTAACCAACTTTTTGCACAGGGCGAACCGGCACCGACGCCATCTGGCCCGGCTTCTTTTCAGACCTCAGAGGAACGATACCGAATCGGGTTTCAGGATACGCTCGAGATACAGATATTTCGCCGTCCTGAACTCAATCAGCGGGTGAATGTTAATCCGAATGGGACGATAACTCTTTTTCGGCTCGATGCTCCAATAGTCGCCGTCTGTAAGAGCGAGCGGGAACTTGCAAATGAGATCGCGACCGCATACGCAAAGAACTACCTCCGAAACCCCGAGGTCAACGTAATTGCCGTAGAGCAACGCTCTCAGTCGTTCGCAGTAATGGGCGCCGTTGAAAAGCCGGCAAATTACTACATCAACCGGCCGATACGCCTTCTTGAGCTTCTTGCTCAGGCCGGTGGGCCGACCGATAAGGCCGGTTCGCGGCTGATAGTCGCTCGCACGGGCAGCCGTTCGAACTGCCGGTTGACGCAACAACGTTCGGACGAAGATACGGAATTTGAGATCGTTCATCTCAGCCTTAAGGATGTGCTCGAGGCGAAACAGAATATTCCTATGCTGCCGGGCGACATTGTATCGGTCCTCGAGGCTGACGTCGTTTATGTCTACGGCCACGTGGTCAAACAGGGTCAGGTGATAATGAAGGAGCCGCTTACGCTTACGCAGGCGATCGCCTCGGCGGAAGGCCTGAAGCCCGCTTCTCGCACCGATGTTCGGATCTTTAGGCAAAAGCAAGGCAGCTTGGAACGCGAAGAGCTCCTATTCAACCTCGGTGACATCGAGAAGCGCAAAGTCGCCGACCCGTACCTTGAACCGAACGACATAGTGGCGGTAAATGAGGACCGCGTGAAAAGTATTTTCAACTCGATCGGTCGTTCGCTTACTAACGGCATTCCGAGTATTTTCTACCGCGTTCCGTAA
- the mutS gene encoding DNA mismatch repair protein MutS, with product MDNATPMLRQYLEIKKQYPGTILFFRLGDFYEMFNEDALIGSRELQITLTARQKESPNPVPMCGIPYHAASGYISKLVSKGYRVAICDQTEQASKGTKLVRREVVRIVTPGTSVDEQLQSDREPIFLSAAVEVDDAVGVAFLDVSTGEFFVSEFDGPDRWSRARERIERYAPKELIMPSNNAKRWAEDLGFARRESLLYPETEQDDVRGTEIGVTPVNEDSFETAAAQALLLRKFGVKTLAGFGIEGRAGATAAAGACLAYAIETRRDSAEHILGLTMQEENDFLNLDVVTIANLELIAGRGGSAKSSLLGVIDSTVTGMGSRLLRGWIMRPSVKRSEIETRLNAVEELGDSILRDKVRFLLKSVFDIERLVGKLGMPSFNARDLLAIGRSLGQTPELNASIRDARSLLLQVLSENIHELPEIRELIAQAIADEPPANLSDGGTIRAGFNVELDEIRGVAGSVKQAIAAFETSERERSGIPTLKVRFNNVFGYYIEISKANLSKVPDDYERKQTLANAERFSTPQLKEWESSVLGAEERMIRLETELFSEVLTAVRNEIRKLQSTARAIATLDALAALAETAAKRNYVRPVLHDGDEIEIKNGRHPVVEAFLDGSFVPNDVYLNNSTDRLLVITGANMGGKSTLLRQVALIQVLAQIGSFVPATSARLPIVDRVWTRVGASDDLASGRSTFMVEMTETAAILNNATPRSLVVLDEIGRGTSTFDGLAIAWSVAEFLHNSPEHSAKTLFATHYHELAELAEHLPGAKNYQISAVERDGEVVFLHKLLPGQASKSYGIAVARLAGLPREVIDRANEVLQKLEKYELAVFSDEQISGLKRAAGRSASAQMSLFARPANNEASEDQEL from the coding sequence ATGGACAATGCCACCCCAATGCTTCGGCAATACCTCGAGATCAAGAAGCAGTATCCGGGAACCATTCTCTTTTTCCGCCTCGGTGATTTTTACGAGATGTTCAATGAGGATGCGTTGATCGGCTCGCGGGAACTCCAGATCACGCTGACCGCACGTCAAAAAGAGTCGCCCAACCCTGTTCCGATGTGCGGTATTCCCTACCACGCCGCATCTGGCTATATTTCCAAACTCGTCTCAAAGGGCTACCGCGTTGCGATCTGTGACCAGACCGAACAAGCTTCGAAAGGCACGAAGCTCGTTCGCCGTGAAGTTGTTCGGATCGTTACTCCCGGAACTTCGGTTGATGAACAACTCCAGAGCGATCGCGAACCGATTTTTCTTTCCGCAGCGGTCGAGGTGGACGATGCCGTCGGCGTTGCCTTTTTGGATGTCTCGACCGGCGAGTTCTTCGTCTCGGAATTTGACGGGCCCGATCGTTGGTCACGAGCTCGGGAACGCATCGAGCGGTACGCGCCGAAAGAGCTGATAATGCCAAGCAATAATGCAAAACGATGGGCAGAAGATCTCGGATTTGCTCGCCGCGAGAGTTTGCTCTATCCCGAAACTGAGCAAGACGATGTCCGAGGTACGGAGATAGGTGTGACGCCTGTCAATGAGGATTCATTTGAAACAGCGGCCGCACAGGCGCTTCTTCTTCGAAAGTTCGGGGTTAAGACTTTGGCAGGTTTTGGCATCGAGGGCCGTGCGGGGGCGACCGCTGCAGCCGGAGCATGCCTAGCCTATGCCATCGAAACACGTCGCGATTCCGCCGAGCACATTCTAGGGCTGACGATGCAGGAAGAGAACGATTTCCTGAATCTGGACGTGGTCACGATCGCCAATCTCGAATTGATCGCTGGCCGCGGCGGCTCCGCAAAGTCAAGCTTGCTCGGTGTGATCGACAGCACGGTGACAGGCATGGGGTCCCGGCTCCTTCGCGGCTGGATCATGCGTCCTTCTGTTAAACGAAGTGAGATCGAAACCAGGCTCAACGCGGTCGAGGAACTCGGCGATTCGATCCTCAGGGACAAGGTCCGCTTTCTTCTTAAAAGTGTTTTTGATATCGAACGGCTGGTCGGAAAGCTGGGGATGCCTTCGTTCAATGCCCGTGATCTTCTCGCGATCGGCCGCTCGCTCGGGCAAACTCCCGAATTGAACGCCTCGATCCGCGATGCCCGTTCGCTGCTTCTACAGGTTCTCTCCGAGAACATCCACGAGCTACCCGAGATTCGCGAGCTTATTGCCCAAGCGATCGCTGATGAGCCGCCGGCAAATCTTTCGGACGGAGGTACCATTCGTGCGGGGTTCAACGTGGAGCTCGACGAGATCCGCGGCGTTGCGGGTTCCGTAAAGCAGGCGATTGCCGCGTTTGAAACCAGCGAACGCGAACGAAGCGGTATCCCGACACTCAAAGTGCGGTTCAATAACGTGTTTGGTTATTACATTGAGATTTCCAAGGCCAATCTCTCGAAGGTTCCTGACGACTACGAAAGGAAGCAAACCCTTGCCAATGCCGAACGATTCTCAACGCCGCAGCTTAAGGAATGGGAATCGTCGGTCCTAGGGGCCGAGGAACGAATGATCCGGCTTGAGACCGAGCTGTTCAGCGAAGTTCTAACCGCGGTCCGCAATGAGATCAGAAAGCTGCAGTCCACTGCTCGTGCGATAGCCACTCTGGATGCCCTCGCCGCTCTTGCCGAAACAGCAGCGAAGAGAAATTACGTCCGACCCGTTCTGCATGACGGCGACGAGATCGAGATCAAGAATGGCCGGCATCCTGTGGTCGAGGCTTTTCTCGATGGTTCGTTTGTGCCGAACGATGTTTACCTGAACAATTCGACCGATCGGTTACTCGTGATCACCGGGGCAAATATGGGTGGAAAATCAACGCTTCTTCGACAGGTGGCGTTGATCCAGGTGCTCGCCCAGATCGGCTCGTTTGTCCCAGCGACATCGGCTCGGTTGCCGATAGTTGATCGGGTCTGGACGCGTGTTGGAGCATCTGATGATCTGGCGTCAGGCCGGTCCACCTTCATGGTCGAGATGACCGAAACGGCGGCAATACTGAACAACGCGACGCCTCGGAGCTTGGTTGTTTTGGACGAGATCGGTCGCGGAACATCAACATTTGACGGGCTTGCTATCGCTTGGTCGGTAGCGGAGTTTCTCCATAATTCTCCCGAGCACTCGGCAAAGACGCTTTTTGCCACGCACTATCACGAGCTCGCCGAGCTTGCCGAGCATCTTCCCGGGGCGAAGAACTACCAGATCTCCGCCGTCGAGCGCGATGGCGAGGTCGTCTTTCTTCATAAGCTCCTTCCCGGGCAGGCATCGAAGTCATATGGTATCGCCGTCGCCCGGCTTGCAGGCCTTCCTCGGGAGGTCATCGACAGGGCGAACGAGGTGTTGCAAAAGCTTGAGAAATACGAGCTTGCTGTCTTTTCCGACGAACAAATTTCGGGACTCAAGCGTGCTGCCGGGCGTTCGGCCTCCGCTCAGATGTCGCTCTTTGCTCGGCCGGCAAACAACGAAGCGTCTGAGGATCAGGAGTTATAA
- a CDS encoding prepilin peptidase produces the protein MQPLQPLYPLILEPTWLPAVIIFAFGAVVGSFLNVVIHRVPNEQSIVFPNSACPKCSAAIKPYDNIPVLSWLILGGKCRNCKAPISVRYPAVELLNALLWLSAFWFFGLTAFLPVALIFLTVTVVLVFIDAEHMILPNVITYPFVIFAILVRIAFPMMAGSSYFPDTFSYPISELAGQSPVLVSLAGAVLGALAGGGILWAIGAAWKRLRGVDAMGLGDVKMMLGYGALLGWRLAFLAIFIAAFAGAVAGVGMILIKRDRNFQAQIPFGIFLGIGSVAALFFGETIISWYLGQFAY, from the coding sequence ATGCAACCTCTCCAACCATTATATCCGTTGATCCTCGAGCCCACGTGGCTCCCGGCGGTCATCATCTTCGCTTTTGGTGCCGTGGTCGGGAGTTTCCTGAACGTTGTCATCCATCGTGTCCCGAATGAACAGTCGATCGTCTTTCCAAACTCGGCCTGCCCCAAATGTTCCGCGGCGATCAAGCCTTACGACAACATTCCTGTTCTCAGTTGGCTGATACTCGGAGGGAAATGCCGCAACTGTAAAGCCCCGATCTCGGTTCGCTACCCGGCGGTGGAGTTGCTCAACGCTCTTCTCTGGCTTTCGGCATTCTGGTTTTTCGGGCTCACCGCATTTCTTCCGGTCGCGCTGATCTTTCTAACCGTTACGGTCGTGCTCGTCTTCATCGATGCCGAACACATGATCTTGCCAAATGTGATCACCTATCCGTTCGTGATATTTGCCATTTTGGTCAGGATCGCATTTCCTATGATGGCCGGGAGTTCCTATTTCCCCGATACCTTTTCGTACCCGATTTCCGAGCTTGCCGGACAGTCGCCTGTTCTCGTTTCGCTTGCTGGAGCCGTGCTGGGAGCACTCGCCGGCGGCGGAATTCTCTGGGCGATCGGAGCGGCATGGAAGCGATTGCGTGGCGTTGACGCGATGGGCCTCGGCGATGTAAAGATGATGCTCGGCTACGGCGCTCTTCTTGGGTGGCGGCTCGCGTTTCTCGCGATCTTCATCGCTGCATTTGCCGGAGCGGTCGCTGGCGTCGGTATGATCCTCATCAAGCGAGACCGAAACTTTCAGGCACAGATCCCGTTTGGCATCTTTCTCGGCATCGGTTCTGTCGCAGCCCTGTTTTTCGGGGAAACAATTATATCGTGGTATCTCGGACAGTTCGCCTATTAA
- a CDS encoding DUF305 domain-containing protein, with translation MRTWVTYHLNDGRLRATSSVFFAVVLTACALSVTAQQPVVTQPSIVQPGAPGEPTRRLPNGTIGVLPAITSKDIGFMQGMIVHHAQAVEMTDMIESRTENRDIRLLGERISKSQADEMEFMKRWLEIRNQSPEGSAAHGHGGRSGGSKHSMPGMLSAAQMNELRNAKGKEFDRLFLVGMIQHHEGALVMVKDLFETAGAGQDAELFNFATDVDSGQRAEIKTMETLLTRMP, from the coding sequence ATGAGAACCTGGGTCACATATCACTTGAATGACGGACGGTTGCGGGCGACCTCGAGCGTTTTCTTTGCAGTTGTTCTCACTGCTTGTGCGTTGAGTGTTACTGCGCAGCAGCCGGTTGTTACACAGCCCAGCATAGTTCAGCCCGGGGCTCCGGGAGAGCCGACCCGCCGGCTTCCGAATGGGACCATCGGCGTGTTGCCGGCGATCACCTCAAAGGACATCGGGTTCATGCAGGGAATGATCGTCCACCACGCACAGGCCGTTGAAATGACCGACATGATCGAATCCAGGACCGAGAACCGCGATATTCGGCTGCTTGGAGAGCGGATCAGCAAATCGCAGGCAGATGAGATGGAGTTTATGAAGAGATGGCTCGAGATTCGGAACCAATCGCCAGAAGGCTCCGCGGCTCACGGCCACGGCGGCCGATCGGGGGGTTCTAAACATTCAATGCCGGGCATGCTTTCCGCGGCCCAGATGAACGAACTCCGAAACGCTAAAGGCAAAGAGTTTGACCGCCTTTTTCTCGTGGGGATGATCCAGCATCACGAAGGAGCATTGGTTATGGTCAAGGACCTTTTTGAAACTGCCGGAGCCGGTCAGGATGCCGAACTCTTCAACTTCGCCACCGATGTCGATAGCGGACAACGTGCCGAGATCAAAACAATGGAAACTTTGTTAACGAGAATGCCGTAA
- a CDS encoding ABC transporter substrate-binding protein, translating into MRKFLVVFVVFVMAAAMACRRDGSEYVTIALSESFSGFDTLTSDKSDAAAERVRNLMFNALVKKTESFDYTGEMAETIETSEDGKTITFKLRPNIKFHNGTTFTSKDVKYTFDELFKSTGYKRLAFFDSVDKQLVAHIEGIETPDEMTVLVRIARPALKNQLLSNLVAIPIIPDGTVATQRELPVGSGPFKFVKFDQSQSTVELEAFGEYWEGAPKVAKIRVKTIPDASALQAELQTGAVDVAPLPSNLTPDSLKTLEGLPNLNVQQFDGSNIQYLGLNTQSAPLNNVKIRQAIGYAVDREKIIRELLSGQGKIAHSILPEGSWAYSPGTQYTFDPERARKLISEAGYKNEPIKFKFAAGNAAYSSYAQAIQNMLVEVGLNVQIETLDPNTIREQLTQGNFQMNTGVWVGGNQDPIFMKDLFTTARIPGPNVSCCNRSRYSNPNVDKLIEQAVNETDREKAKQLYVEAWQTISNELPLFPLWYPANMVITSKRIGNVKISPSGDWSFIKDITVQN; encoded by the coding sequence TTGAGAAAGTTTCTTGTTGTTTTTGTTGTCTTTGTAATGGCGGCCGCAATGGCGTGCCGGCGGGACGGTTCAGAGTACGTAACAATAGCTCTTTCAGAGTCGTTCTCCGGCTTTGATACGTTAACCTCGGATAAATCAGATGCCGCTGCCGAACGCGTGCGCAATCTGATGTTCAATGCTCTCGTAAAAAAGACCGAGAGCTTCGATTACACCGGCGAGATGGCGGAAACCATTGAAACTTCAGAAGACGGCAAGACGATAACATTCAAGCTGCGGCCGAACATCAAGTTCCACAACGGCACCACTTTTACATCCAAGGACGTCAAATACACCTTCGACGAACTTTTCAAGAGTACAGGCTATAAACGTCTGGCATTTTTTGATTCGGTTGACAAACAGCTCGTCGCTCACATTGAAGGAATCGAAACGCCCGACGAAATGACCGTTCTCGTCCGAATCGCACGCCCGGCATTGAAAAACCAGCTGCTTTCGAATCTCGTTGCCATTCCCATAATTCCGGACGGCACCGTTGCAACGCAACGGGAGCTGCCTGTCGGGTCGGGCCCGTTTAAGTTTGTGAAATTTGACCAGTCACAGAGCACGGTCGAGCTAGAAGCTTTTGGCGAATACTGGGAAGGTGCCCCAAAGGTCGCAAAAATACGGGTAAAGACCATTCCGGATGCAAGTGCTCTTCAGGCTGAATTGCAAACTGGAGCGGTAGACGTTGCCCCGCTTCCATCGAACCTGACACCCGATTCGCTGAAAACGCTTGAGGGCCTTCCGAATTTGAATGTTCAACAATTTGACGGCTCAAACATTCAATATCTTGGGCTCAACACACAGTCGGCCCCGTTGAACAATGTGAAAATTCGCCAGGCCATCGGTTATGCTGTCGATCGTGAAAAGATAATCCGCGAACTGCTTTCGGGTCAGGGAAAGATCGCACATTCAATACTTCCCGAGGGCTCTTGGGCTTATTCGCCCGGGACGCAATACACATTCGATCCCGAGCGGGCGAGAAAGCTAATTTCAGAAGCGGGCTACAAGAACGAACCGATCAAGTTCAAATTTGCCGCCGGCAACGCCGCCTACAGCAGCTATGCTCAAGCGATCCAGAACATGCTGGTCGAGGTCGGGTTGAATGTGCAGATCGAAACGCTTGATCCGAACACGATCCGCGAACAGCTCACCCAAGGAAATTTCCAAATGAACACGGGCGTCTGGGTGGGCGGAAATCAAGATCCGATCTTTATGAAGGATCTCTTCACCACCGCCCGCATACCGGGCCCGAACGTTAGTTGCTGTAACCGTAGTCGCTATAGCAATCCTAATGTGGACAAGCTGATCGAACAGGCCGTGAATGAGACCGACCGCGAAAAAGCAAAACAGCTCTACGTCGAAGCCTGGCAGACCATCAGCAACGAACTTCCGCTCTTCCCGCTTTGGTATCCCGCGAATATGGTGATCACAAGCAAGCGGATCGGAAACGTAAAGATCAGCCCGAGCGGAGACTGGAGCTTCATCAAGGACATCACTGTTCAGAATTAG
- a CDS encoding polysaccharide biosynthesis tyrosine autokinase → MRETRDIIKSPSDPATDIERQFDPQLVPGSGRYPAYRELHSAEGFSLMEYWSAIRKRLWLVIGIAVLVTTLVAIYMARKPNIYQASATIQVDLEQTNPDLITSDRQRPSINLDPSYFNTQLQLVGSDTILRRVIKEHSLDTNKEFQAARAEGSGGAVRGFLRAIGLASSDDKQNDAALSEFAASPNSGLMSADEIAEAIRLAPYVEIIKRNISIEPVRESRATVKDTRLIEVAFRNTDPQLAAFVVNGIGETFAVANQEQRSGTSRKTSDFLQQRIADLQSDVRRDELKLVELERSEGILKTPGDQTIVLERLAGLNKDLLTVENERKTAEAQYLSVRNNPERVAALAEAESARYITERENFLLNYRNETQKTIAGLTANRAKLLEEFLPTAPEIKEIDSQIKSLEDSLATATEKAQAEIQAYRSRTADNLLKVLETQYRRAQEKEDKIRSAFNVQFQEAQGQNAGAVMIKLLQQNIETNKGFLDNLRKQQSSNDVASQGSDNNIRVAQYAIPPKNPISPSRTSTVLAALFLSTLFGMGLALFLEYLDDTIGTTEEIESYLQLPALAAIPSLDSLPKRKLLLVGGSDKEDDESVPVNSELLINTDPRSSLAEAYRQLRTSILLSTAGHAPKSLLVTSSLPSEGKTTTATNTAISLAQTGAKVLVIDADMRRPRLHSVFGISNGEGLSTILSSQMSEKEILAVIQQEPNSKLNLLTSGPIPPNPAELIGSQPMAELLVTLQKHFTHVVIDSPPITSFTDGVLIASMVDGVILVVHSGKSSRQIVRRAKQLLNDVGARIFGVVLNNVDIRSQDHYHYYQSYYNQGHYRQDEE, encoded by the coding sequence ATGCGAGAAACGAGAGACATCATAAAGAGCCCGAGCGATCCTGCGACCGATATCGAAAGGCAGTTCGATCCACAGTTGGTTCCGGGCTCGGGCCGTTATCCGGCCTACAGGGAATTGCATTCAGCCGAAGGCTTTAGCCTGATGGAATATTGGTCGGCTATCCGCAAGCGGCTTTGGCTGGTGATCGGAATTGCGGTGCTGGTCACCACGCTGGTTGCGATCTACATGGCACGTAAGCCGAATATCTATCAGGCATCGGCGACCATTCAGGTCGACCTCGAACAAACGAACCCTGACCTAATCACAAGTGACCGCCAGCGGCCGAGTATTAATCTTGACCCGTCATATTTCAATACCCAGCTCCAGCTAGTTGGCAGTGACACGATCCTCCGCAGGGTTATCAAAGAGCACAGTCTGGACACCAACAAGGAGTTTCAGGCCGCGAGAGCGGAGGGCTCAGGTGGTGCCGTCCGCGGCTTTCTCCGCGCGATCGGGCTTGCCAGTTCGGACGATAAGCAGAATGATGCCGCCTTAAGCGAATTTGCGGCCTCACCGAATTCGGGCCTGATGTCGGCGGATGAGATCGCAGAGGCGATACGTCTTGCTCCGTATGTCGAGATAATCAAACGCAATATTTCGATCGAACCGGTGAGGGAATCACGGGCGACGGTGAAAGATACCCGATTGATCGAAGTTGCTTTCCGCAACACCGATCCGCAATTAGCTGCGTTTGTGGTGAACGGGATCGGTGAGACATTCGCCGTTGCGAACCAAGAGCAACGCTCGGGAACGTCGCGAAAGACAAGCGACTTTCTTCAGCAGCGAATCGCTGACCTGCAGTCTGATGTGCGTCGGGACGAACTTAAGCTCGTTGAACTTGAAAGGTCGGAAGGGATCTTAAAAACGCCGGGCGATCAGACGATCGTACTTGAACGGCTTGCTGGGCTAAACAAAGACCTGCTCACGGTCGAGAACGAAAGAAAAACGGCCGAGGCACAGTATCTGTCCGTTCGCAACAATCCTGAAAGGGTCGCTGCGTTGGCCGAAGCCGAGAGTGCCCGCTACATTACCGAACGCGAGAATTTTCTTTTGAATTATCGCAACGAGACTCAGAAGACGATTGCAGGGCTGACGGCAAACCGAGCGAAGCTCCTGGAAGAATTTCTTCCAACTGCACCGGAGATAAAGGAGATCGATTCTCAGATCAAGAGTCTTGAAGATTCTTTGGCCACTGCTACGGAGAAGGCTCAGGCCGAGATCCAGGCATATCGCAGCCGGACCGCCGACAATTTGTTGAAGGTCCTCGAAACGCAGTATCGGCGGGCCCAAGAGAAAGAAGACAAGATTCGGTCCGCCTTCAATGTTCAATTTCAGGAAGCACAGGGCCAGAATGCCGGTGCCGTGATGATCAAGCTGCTCCAGCAGAATATCGAGACGAACAAGGGCTTTCTCGACAATCTGCGGAAGCAGCAGAGCTCTAACGATGTTGCGTCACAGGGGTCTGACAACAATATTCGCGTTGCACAGTATGCGATCCCGCCAAAGAATCCGATTTCTCCGAGTAGAACCTCGACGGTCCTTGCAGCTCTGTTTCTTTCGACGCTTTTCGGAATGGGTTTGGCACTTTTCCTCGAGTATCTCGATGACACGATCGGTACGACCGAGGAGATAGAAAGCTACCTCCAGCTTCCTGCACTTGCGGCAATTCCTTCTCTCGATTCATTGCCAAAGCGGAAGCTCTTACTCGTCGGCGGTTCTGATAAGGAGGACGATGAATCGGTTCCGGTGAATTCGGAACTTCTCATTAACACAGACCCACGGTCATCGCTTGCGGAAGCGTATCGGCAGCTTCGCACGTCGATCCTCCTTTCAACCGCGGGCCACGCTCCGAAATCGCTTCTCGTGACCTCAAGTTTGCCTTCGGAGGGCAAAACCACGACCGCGACCAATACAGCGATCAGCCTTGCTCAGACGGGTGCCAAAGTTCTTGTTATCGATGCCGACATGAGGCGGCCGCGACTTCATTCTGTTTTCGGTATTTCGAATGGCGAAGGGTTGAGTACGATCCTCTCCAGCCAAATGTCGGAAAAGGAGATCCTTGCGGTGATCCAGCAGGAACCGAACAGCAAGCTTAATCTCTTGACGTCCGGCCCGATACCGCCCAACCCAGCCGAGCTTATCGGCTCACAGCCGATGGCGGAGCTTCTTGTCACGCTACAGAAGCATTTCACCCACGTGGTCATCGATTCGCCGCCGATTACCTCCTTTACGGACGGTGTGCTGATCGCGTCGATGGTTGATGGCGTCATTCTCGTGGTTCATTCCGGCAAGAGTTCGCGGCAGATCGTTCGGCGCGCCAAACAACTCCTGAACGACGTTGGTGCCCGCATATTCGGTGTTGTGCTCAACAACGTCGACATCCGGTCGCAGGATCATTACCACTACTATCAGAGCTATTACAATCAAGGCCACTACAGGCAGGACGAAGAATAG